From Corvus cornix cornix isolate S_Up_H32 chromosome 5, ASM73873v5, whole genome shotgun sequence, the proteins below share one genomic window:
- the LRR1 gene encoding leucine-rich repeat protein 1 isoform X2, protein MIITSRRDYPLTKSFPFSLEHLQTSYCKLARIDTRVLCLKKLRKLDLSHNHIKQLPATLGDLVCLQELDLHDNHLEAFSGALCSSSLQKSLQFLDLSQNQIQALPIEFCQLRGLVQLRLDDNALLRLPCRIGQLSHLRFLSAARNKLPFLPSDFRKLCLENLDLFGNPFEQPNPLVPNIQLKIPLTLLECAARATVNHRIPYGCHLLPSHLCKDLEVAKTCRCGSACLSSFIQITVTMNLHHVAHTVVLVDNMGGTEAPILCYFCSLDCYSQFLDRHLQSNG, encoded by the exons ATGATCATCACTTCCAGGAGGGACTATCCCCTCACCAAGagcttccccttctccctggaGCACCTGCAGACCTCGTACTGCAAACTGGCCAGGATCGACACGAGGGTGCTGTGCCTGAAGAAGCTCCGCAAGCTGGACCTGAGCCACAACCACATCAAGCAGCTGCCGGCCACCCTGGGGGACCTGGTGTGTCTGCAGGAGCTCGACCTGCACGACAACCACCTGGAGGCCTTCAGCGGGgccctgtgcagctccagcctgcagaAATCCCTGCAGTTCCTGGACCTGAGCCAGAACCAGATCCAGGCGCTGCCCATTGAGTTCTGCCAGCTGCGGGGCCTGGTGCAGCTGAGGCTCGACGACAACGCCCTGCTGCGCCTGCCCTGCAGGATCGGGCAGCTGAGCCACCTGCGCTTCCTGTCGGCAGCACGCAACAAGCTGCCCTTCCTGCCCAGTGACTTCAGGAAACTCTGTCTGGAGAACCTGGATCTCTTTGGGAATCCTTTTGAGCAGCCCAATCCGCTGGTTCCCAACATCCAGCTGAAAATCCCGTTGACTCTGTTGGAGTGTGCTGCCAGGGCCACCGTCAATCACAG AATCCCTTACGGCTGTcacctcctcccttcccacctttGCAAGGATCTGGAAGTGGCCAAAACGTGCCGGTGTGGGAGCGCCTGCCTGAGCAGCTTCATCCAGATCACGGTGACCATGAACCTGCACCACGTGGCCCACACCGTGGTGCTCGTGGATAACATGGGAGGCACGGAAGCTCCCATCCTCTGCTACTTCTGCTCCCTGGACTGCTATTCCCAATTCCTGGACAGGCACCTCCAGAGCAACGGGTGA
- the MGAT2 gene encoding alpha-1,6-mannosyl-glycoprotein 2-beta-N-acetylglucosaminyltransferase, with product MRLRVYKRKVLLLALALALCALALWGTGGGGRRRQQQLQQQQQQQQQRGGPGSTGEPPRASEPPPPVARRPAANASAAVAAEVLSENATLSYRSLVYRLNFDQPVRNAGRFPARPDVVLVVQVHDRAEHLRLLLESLRRAAGVENVLLVLSHDLWAEELNRLAARVDFCPVLQVFFPFSIQLYPREFPGHDPRDCPRDVGKAAALRLGCINAEFPDSFGHYREARFAQTKHHWWWKLHFVWERVRALREHAGPVLFLEEDHYLAPDFYHVLKQLWALRQRECPECQLVSLGTYSPVRGGFAGRADKVEMKTWKSTEHNMGMAFGRDTYQKLIECTDAFCTYDDYNWDWTLQHLTVSCLPKFWKVLVPEIPRIFHTGDCGMHHKKSCRPSTQSAKIDSLLNSNQQYLFPEVMSVSKRYSMAPLSPHVKNGGWGDIRDHELCKSYRRLQ from the coding sequence ATGCGGCTGCGCGTCTACAAGCgcaaggtgctgctgctggcgctGGCGCTGGCGCTCTGCGCCCTGGCGCTCTGGGGcaccggcggcggcgggcggcggcggcagcagcagctgcagcagcagcagcagcagcagcagcagcggggcgGTCCCGGTAGCACCGGGGAGCCGCCGCGGGCTAGCGAACCCCCGCCGCCGGTGgcgcgccgccccgccgccaACGCGTCGGCCGCCGTGGCGGCGGAGGTGCTGTCCGAGAACGCGACGCTGAGTTACCGCTCGCTCGTGTACCGCCTGAACTTCGACCAGCCGGTGCGGAACGCCGGGCGCTTCCCGGCGCGGCCCGACGTGGTGCTCGTGGTGCAGGTGCACGACCGCGCCGAGCACCTGCGGCTGCTGCTCGAGTCGCtgcggcgggcggcgggcgtGGAGAAcgtgctgctggtgctgagccaCGACCTGTGGGCCGAGGAGCTGAACCGGCTGGCGGCCCGCGTGGACTTCTGCCCGGTGCTGCAGGTGTTCTTCCCGTTCAGCATCCAGCTGTACCCGCGCGAGTTCCCGGGCCACGACCCCCGCGACTGCCCCCGCGACGTGGGCAAGGCGGCGGCGCTGCGCCTGGGCTGCATCAACGCCGAGTTCCCCGACTCGTTCGGGCACTACCGCGAGGCGCGGTTCGCGCAGACCAAGCACCACTGGTGGTGGAAGCTGCACTTCGTGTGGGAGCGCGTGCGGGCGCTGCGGGAGCACGCGGGGCCCGTGCTGTTCCTGGAGGAGGATCATTACCTGGCGCCCGACTTCTACCACGTCCTCAAGCAGCTCTGGGCCCTGCGCCAGCGCGAGTGCCCCGAGTGCCAGCTCGTGTCCCTGGGCACCTACAGCCCCGTGCGGGGCGGCTTCGCCGGCCGCGCCGACAAGGTGGAGATGAAGACGTGGAAGTCCACGGAGCACAACATGGGCATGGCCTTCGGCAGAGACACGTACCAGAAGCTCATCGAGTGCACGGACGCCTTCTGCACCTACGATGACTACAACTGGGACTGGACTCTGCAGCACTTGACTGTCTCTTGTCTTCCAAAGTTCTGGAAAGTGCTGGTTCCCGAAATCCCCAGGATTTTTCACACGGGGGACTGTGGCATGCACCACAAGAAATCCTGCAGACCGTCCACCCAGAGTGCCAAAATCGACTCTCTCTTGAACAGCAACCAACAGTACCTGTTTCCCGAGGTGATGAGTGTCAGTAAAAGGTACTCCATGGCTCCCCTGTCCCCTCACGTCAAGAACGGAGGGTGGGGAGACATCAGGGACCACGAACTCTGTAAGAGTTACCGCAGACTCCAGTGA
- the DNAAF2 gene encoding LOW QUALITY PROTEIN: protein kintoun (The sequence of the model RefSeq protein was modified relative to this genomic sequence to represent the inferred CDS: deleted 1 base in 1 codon): MAGAGRLHDLDLSAEEAERLQRAFRDQRFRALFAEYAAELTDPEQRRLYEEEVAALERERGVEVRFVHPTPGFVLRTSQAGSRRCYINICSNALMGEPRARAERGGQRWELPYSLAPGREELRPAGRRRLLYDVVFHPAALRLAARSARFRRLLCDTALEAVERHCGVGLDRNNATVLRGVSYKGVPQAPILRSPLPGGAPKPPDDETPPLPPFPFPPAAAPPPAPGGSSPAPPPPPSGPTTPRWSIRHRSYVDLQDYRHCRDSAPSPVPRELVVTVELPLLRSAEQAELEIRGRELRLDSQCPAYRLRLHLPYDVDERGGRAAFNRAQRQLQVTLPVVPPPGLREPPAPVEERLEGAEPAAEGPAEAAEAGGGAAPPPERGPGGAARSTWGGGEPGDPPAEPPADPRAGPSAESLAEPAAERPVEPLCDPPADPADPLTEPLAETPLDPTSEPFADSPAESPADPTSEPPAESPADPTTDPRSEPFTEPATDPLADPPADPPAEPPTEPPDLPLPRSAAASPMASPEPAMPSGNTPPQASEGHPSEMATCPPFRARQDEASLTLLLLVPGIQPQSLHGAVGSHHYSLSFCTDSGAFALFLQFPPAARLVSPESSVSVSAHNAVVGLAKAPGSTGLWEKFSFGLDPSALQERLFVSEENVDGFLGTAFCPSPCSQSAVESQPLIEVLDVTEDRIQIRVEPQERDAEGTLGSSGGALAGKTNSNYPETKAETNCPAAEERAAGSTPAPTAETIGKVGCASHHCLQHEPPDTSSAIPGGSGRKEPDLESAAAAGDTAPAPGSGKRGKLMAGWDEEPPPELGSRAGSPILREVNPEDGSVRILRDHRTHCPVVFQNSLLYELD, from the exons atggcgggcgcggggcggctGCACGACCTAGACCTCAGCGCCGAGGAGGCGGAGCGGCTCCAGCGCGCCTTCCGCGACCAGCGGTTCCGCGCGCTGTTCGCCGAGTACGCGGCCGAGCTGACCGACCCCGAGCAGCGCCGGCTATACGAGGAGGAGGTGGCGGCGCTGGAGCGGGAGCGCGGCGTGGAGGTGCGCTTCGTGCACCCGACGCCGGGCTTCGTGCTACGGACGAGCCAGGCGGGCTCCCGCCGCTGCTACATCAATATCTGCAGCAACGCGCTGATGGGGGAGCCGCGGGCCCGCGCCGAGCGCGGCGGACAGCGCTGGGAGCTGCCCTACAGCCTGGCCCCGGGCCGCGAGGAGCTgcgccccgccggccgccgccgcctcctgTACGACGTGGTGTTCCACCCGGCCGCGCTGCGCCTGGCCGCCCGCAGCGCCCGCTTCCGCCGCCTGCTCTGCGATACGGCGCTGGAGGCTGTGGAGAGGCACTGCGGGGTGGGGCTGGACCGCAACAACGCCACCGTCCTGCGAGGAGTCTCCTACAAGGGCGTCCCGCAGGCACCCATCCTCCGCTCCCCGCTGCCCGGCGGCGCCCCAAAGCCACCCGACGAC GAGACTCCCCCGCTGCCGCCCTTCCCCTTCCcgcccgccgctgccccgccgcccgcccccggaGGCTCCtcgcccgccccgcccccgccgccctccGGCCCCACCACGCCGCGCTGGAGCATCCGCCACCGCTCCTACGTGGACCTGCAGGACTACCGGCACTGCCGCGACTCGGCGCCCAGCCCGGTGCCGCGGGAGCTGGTTGTGACGGTGGAGCTACCGCTGCTGCGCTCTGCCGAGCAGGCGGAGCTGGAGATTCGCGGGCGGGAGCTGCGGCTGGACTCGCAGTGTCCCGCCTACCGCCTGCGGCTCCACCTCCCCTACGACGTGGACgagcgcggcgggcgggccgCTTTCAACCGGGCCCAGCGGCAGCTGCAGGTGACGCTACCCGTGGTGCCGCCGCCCGGCCTGCGGGAACCGCCGGCCCCGGTCGAGGAGCGGCTGGAGGGGGCCGAGCCCGCTGCCGAGGGGCCGGCAGAGGCGGCAGAggcgggcggcggagcggcTCCTCCCCCGGAACGCGGCCCTGGCGGCGCGGCCCGAAGCACGTGGGGCGGCGGGGAGCCCGGTGATCCACCCGCCGAACCCCCCGCTGACCCACGCGCTGGTCCGTCTGCCGAGTCCCTCGCTGAACCAGCCGCTGAACGCCCCGTAGAACCACTTTGTGATCCACCCGCTGATCCCGCTGATCCCCTCACTGAACCCCTGGCTGAAACTCCCCTTGATCCAACCTCTGAGCCCTTTGCTGACTCCCCTGCTGAATCCCCCGCTGATCCAACCTCTGAACCCCCTGCTGAATCCCCCGCTGATCCAACCACTGACCCCCGCTCTGAACCCTTCACCGAACCTGCCACTGATCCCCTCGCTGATCCACCGGCTGATCCACCCGCAGAACCACCCACCGAGCCCCCGGACCTGCCACTGCCCCGCTCCGCTGCTGCTTCCCCCATGGCCAGCCCCGAGCCAGCCATGCCCAGCGGGAACACCCCTCCGCAGGCCTCAGAGGGCCACCCCAGCGAGATGGCCACGTGCCCTCCCTTCCGTGCCCGGCAGGACGAGGCGTCCCTCACGCTGCTCCTGCTCGTGCCCGGCATCCAGCCCCAGAGCCTCCACGGGGCCGTGGGCAGCCACCACTACAGCCTCAGCTTCTGCACCGACAGCGGTGCCTTCGCCCTGTTCCTGCAGTTCCCTCCCGCAGCCAGGCTCGTGTCCCCCGAGAGCAGCGTCAGCGTCTCTGCCCACAACGCCGTGGTGGGGCTCGCCAAGGCCCCCGGCAGCACCGGGCTCTGGGAGAAGTTCAGCTTCGGCCTCGacccctcagctctgcag gaaagGTTGTTTGTCAGTGAAGAGAACGTTGATGGATTTCTAGGCACTGCTTTCTGCCCTTCCCCTTGCTCCCAATCAGCAGTGGAAAGCCAGCCATTAATTGAAGTGCTGGATGTTACTGAGGACAGAATTCAAATCAGGGTGGAG CCACAGGAACGCGATGCAGAGGGAACACTTGGCAGCTCAGGGGGAGCCCTTGCTGGAAAGACCAACAGCAACTACCCTGaaacaaaggcagaaacaaACTGTCCTGCAGCTGAGGAACGTGCTGCAGGATccaccccagctcccacagctgaaACAATAGGAAAAGTAGGCTGTGCTTCACACCATTGTTTGCAGCATGAACCTCCTGACACCAGTTCAGCGATTCCTGGCGGATCTGGGAGAAAGGAGCCCGATTTagaaagtgctgctgcagcaggagacacGGCCCCGGCCCCAGGCTCTGGAAAACGAGGAAAACTGATGGCGGGTTGGGATGAGGAGCCacccccagagctgggcagcagggcaggctcCCCCATCCTGCGGGAGGTGAACCCCGAGGACGGGAGCGTGCGGATCCTGCGGGATCACCGAACGCACTGCCCCGTCGTGTTCCAGAATTCTTTGCTCTATGAGTTGGATTAG
- the POLE2 gene encoding DNA polymerase epsilon subunit 2 isoform X1: MEPERLRRRLSSAFRLRGLLLRPDALKYLTEAFQSTSEEELDDVIENVIDAVEKQPLSSNMIEQPTVEAAVQECSRAPDEAIENVFNIIGAFDIPRYIYNSERKKFLPLSMTDLPGPSLFGTARDKAELFRERYSILQQRTHRHELFTPSPVVAHPDDSKSKFQLKTVETLLGNTAKVGEVIVLGMITQLKEGKFFLEDPTGVVQLDLSKAQFHSGLYTESCFVLAEGWYEDEVFHVNAFGFPPTEPSATTRAFYGNINFFGGPSSSSVKASAKLKQLEEENEDAMFVFVSDVWLDQAEVLEKLHTMFSGYSSAPPTCFFFCGNFSSAPYGKNQIQSLKGSLKALADIICEYPSIHKSSRFVFVPGPEDPGPGSILPRPPLAENITQEFRQLVPFSVFTTNPCRIQYCTQEIIIFREDLINKMCRNCVHFPSSNMDIPNHFVKTILAQGHLTPLPLYVSPVFWAYDYALRVYPVPDLLVIADKHDPFTVTNTECLCINPVRSPGLSHPSWPSLPALSFTHTNGVFPLLLHRVRFPEVDFPSRCSTPPTRQLKTASFRDSEFLWH, translated from the exons ATGGAGCCGGAGCGGCTGCGGCGCCGCCTCAGCTCCGCGTTCCGGCTGCGGGGGCTCCTCCTGCGCCC GGATGCCCTGAAGTATCTCACTGAAGCTTTTCAGTCCACCAGTGAAGAAGAACTTGACGATGTAATTGAAAATGTCATCGATGCAGTTGAAAAACAACCTT tgtcATCTAATATGATTGAGCAGCCCACAGTGGAGGCAGCTGTCCAGGAATGCAGCCGGGCCCCTGATGAGGCGAT agaaaatgttttcaacatTATTGGAGCCTTTGACATCCCACGTTACATCTataattcagaaagaaagaagtttctGCC CCTGTCCATGACTGACCTCCCTGGGCCGAGTTTATTTGGGACTGCCAGAGACAAGGCAGAGCTGTTCCGGGAGCGCTACTCCATCCTCCAGCAG AGGACTCATAGACATGAGCTGTTTACTCCTTCACCAGTCGTTGCTCATCCTGATGACAGCAAGAGCAAATTCCAG CTAAAGACAGTAGAAACTCTCTTGGGCAATACAGCTAAAGTGGGAGAAGTGATTGTGCTTGGGATGATCACTCAGCTCAAGGAG GGGAAATTTTTCCTAGAAGACCCCACAGGAGTGGTTCAGCTAGACCTTAGTAAAGCA CAGTTCCACAGTGGGTTATATACTGAatcctgctttgttttggcAGAAG GTTGGTATGAAGATGAAGTTTTTCATGTGAACGCTTTTGGATTTCCGCCCACTGAGCCTTCTGCTACCACGAG AGCCTTCTATGGGAATATAAACTTCTTTGGAGGGCCTTCTTCATCTTCAGTAAAGGCTTCTGCAAAActgaagcagctggaggaggagaatgaAGATGccatgtttgtgtttgtgtctgACGTGTGGCTGGACCAAGCAGAAGTGCTGGAAAAGCTTCACACGATGTTTTCAG gtTATTCCTCTGCACCTCCcacctgctttttcttctgtggaaatTTTTCATCTGCGCCATatggaaaaaatcaaatccaGTCCCTGAAAG GTTCTTTGAAGGCTCTGGCAGATATTATATGTGAATATCCCAGCATCCATAAAAG tagtCGATTTGTGTTTGTCCCTGGTCCTGAAGATCCTGGTCCTGGTTCTATTTTACCAAG ACCCCCCCTGGCTGAAAATATCACTCAGGAATTCAGACAGCTGGTgccattttcagttttcacCACAAATCCCTGCAG GATTCAATACTGCACCCaagaaatcattatttttcGGGAAGATTTGATCAACAAAATGTGCAGGAACTGTGTTCACTTCCCAAGCAGCAACATGGACATTCCCAACCAT tttgtaAAGACCATTTTAGCCCAGGGGCACCTGACCCCGCTGCCGCTGTACGTCAGCCCCGTGTTCTGGGCCTACGATTACGCCCTGAGGGTTTATCCCGTGCCAGACCTGCTCGTCATCGCTGACAAACACGACCCCTTCACTGTCACCAACACCGAGTGCCTCTGCATAAACCCTGTAAGATCCCCTGGGCTCTCACATCCCAGCTGGCCCTCACTCCCTGCACTGAGTTTCACTCACACAAAtggggtttttccccttctccttcacaGGGTTCGTTTCCCAGAAGTGGATTTTCCTTCAAGGTGTTCTACCCCTCCAACAAGACAGTTGAAGACAG CAAGCTTCAGGGACTCTGAATTTCTGTGGCACTGA
- the POLE2 gene encoding DNA polymerase epsilon subunit 2 isoform X3, whose amino-acid sequence MTDLPGPSLFGTARDKAELFRERYSILQQRTHRHELFTPSPVVAHPDDSKSKFQLKTVETLLGNTAKVGEVIVLGMITQLKEGKFFLEDPTGVVQLDLSKAQFHSGLYTESCFVLAEGWYEDEVFHVNAFGFPPTEPSATTRAFYGNINFFGGPSSSSVKASAKLKQLEEENEDAMFVFVSDVWLDQAEVLEKLHTMFSGYSSAPPTCFFFCGNFSSAPYGKNQIQSLKGSLKALADIICEYPSIHKSSRFVFVPGPEDPGPGSILPRPPLAENITQEFRQLVPFSVFTTNPCRIQYCTQEIIIFREDLINKMCRNCVHFPSSNMDIPNHFVKTILAQGHLTPLPLYVSPVFWAYDYALRVYPVPDLLVIADKHDPFTVTNTECLCINPVRSPGLSHPSWPSLPALSFTHTNGVFPLLLHRVRFPEVDFPSRCSTPPTRQLKTASFRDSEFLWH is encoded by the exons ATGACTGACCTCCCTGGGCCGAGTTTATTTGGGACTGCCAGAGACAAGGCAGAGCTGTTCCGGGAGCGCTACTCCATCCTCCAGCAG AGGACTCATAGACATGAGCTGTTTACTCCTTCACCAGTCGTTGCTCATCCTGATGACAGCAAGAGCAAATTCCAG CTAAAGACAGTAGAAACTCTCTTGGGCAATACAGCTAAAGTGGGAGAAGTGATTGTGCTTGGGATGATCACTCAGCTCAAGGAG GGGAAATTTTTCCTAGAAGACCCCACAGGAGTGGTTCAGCTAGACCTTAGTAAAGCA CAGTTCCACAGTGGGTTATATACTGAatcctgctttgttttggcAGAAG GTTGGTATGAAGATGAAGTTTTTCATGTGAACGCTTTTGGATTTCCGCCCACTGAGCCTTCTGCTACCACGAG AGCCTTCTATGGGAATATAAACTTCTTTGGAGGGCCTTCTTCATCTTCAGTAAAGGCTTCTGCAAAActgaagcagctggaggaggagaatgaAGATGccatgtttgtgtttgtgtctgACGTGTGGCTGGACCAAGCAGAAGTGCTGGAAAAGCTTCACACGATGTTTTCAG gtTATTCCTCTGCACCTCCcacctgctttttcttctgtggaaatTTTTCATCTGCGCCATatggaaaaaatcaaatccaGTCCCTGAAAG GTTCTTTGAAGGCTCTGGCAGATATTATATGTGAATATCCCAGCATCCATAAAAG tagtCGATTTGTGTTTGTCCCTGGTCCTGAAGATCCTGGTCCTGGTTCTATTTTACCAAG ACCCCCCCTGGCTGAAAATATCACTCAGGAATTCAGACAGCTGGTgccattttcagttttcacCACAAATCCCTGCAG GATTCAATACTGCACCCaagaaatcattatttttcGGGAAGATTTGATCAACAAAATGTGCAGGAACTGTGTTCACTTCCCAAGCAGCAACATGGACATTCCCAACCAT tttgtaAAGACCATTTTAGCCCAGGGGCACCTGACCCCGCTGCCGCTGTACGTCAGCCCCGTGTTCTGGGCCTACGATTACGCCCTGAGGGTTTATCCCGTGCCAGACCTGCTCGTCATCGCTGACAAACACGACCCCTTCACTGTCACCAACACCGAGTGCCTCTGCATAAACCCTGTAAGATCCCCTGGGCTCTCACATCCCAGCTGGCCCTCACTCCCTGCACTGAGTTTCACTCACACAAAtggggtttttccccttctccttcacaGGGTTCGTTTCCCAGAAGTGGATTTTCCTTCAAGGTGTTCTACCCCTCCAACAAGACAGTTGAAGACAG CAAGCTTCAGGGACTCTGAATTTCTGTGGCACTGA
- the POLE2 gene encoding DNA polymerase epsilon subunit 2 isoform X2, with translation MEPERLRRRLSSAFRLRGLLLRPDALKYLTEAFQSTSEEELDDVIENVIDAVEKQPLSSNMIEQPTVEAAVQECSRAPDEAIENVFNIIGAFDIPRYIYNSERKKFLPLSMTDLPGPSLFGTARDKAELFRERYSILQQRTHRHELFTPSPVVAHPDDSKSKFQLKTVETLLGNTAKVGEVIVLGMITQLKEGKFFLEDPTGVVQLDLSKAQFHSGLYTESCFVLAEGWYEDEVFHVNAFGFPPTEPSATTRAFYGNINFFGGPSSSSVKASAKLKQLEEENEDAMFVFVSDVWLDQAEVLEKLHTMFSGYSSAPPTCFFFCGNFSSAPYGKNQIQSLKGSLKALADIICEYPSIHKSSRFVFVPGPEDPGPGSILPRPPLAENITQEFRQLVPFSVFTTNPCRIQYCTQEIIIFREDLINKMCRNCVHFPSSNMDIPNHFVKTILAQGHLTPLPLYVSPVFWAYDYALRVYPVPDLLVIADKHDPFTVTNTECLCINPGSFPRSGFSFKVFYPSNKTVEDSKLQGL, from the exons ATGGAGCCGGAGCGGCTGCGGCGCCGCCTCAGCTCCGCGTTCCGGCTGCGGGGGCTCCTCCTGCGCCC GGATGCCCTGAAGTATCTCACTGAAGCTTTTCAGTCCACCAGTGAAGAAGAACTTGACGATGTAATTGAAAATGTCATCGATGCAGTTGAAAAACAACCTT tgtcATCTAATATGATTGAGCAGCCCACAGTGGAGGCAGCTGTCCAGGAATGCAGCCGGGCCCCTGATGAGGCGAT agaaaatgttttcaacatTATTGGAGCCTTTGACATCCCACGTTACATCTataattcagaaagaaagaagtttctGCC CCTGTCCATGACTGACCTCCCTGGGCCGAGTTTATTTGGGACTGCCAGAGACAAGGCAGAGCTGTTCCGGGAGCGCTACTCCATCCTCCAGCAG AGGACTCATAGACATGAGCTGTTTACTCCTTCACCAGTCGTTGCTCATCCTGATGACAGCAAGAGCAAATTCCAG CTAAAGACAGTAGAAACTCTCTTGGGCAATACAGCTAAAGTGGGAGAAGTGATTGTGCTTGGGATGATCACTCAGCTCAAGGAG GGGAAATTTTTCCTAGAAGACCCCACAGGAGTGGTTCAGCTAGACCTTAGTAAAGCA CAGTTCCACAGTGGGTTATATACTGAatcctgctttgttttggcAGAAG GTTGGTATGAAGATGAAGTTTTTCATGTGAACGCTTTTGGATTTCCGCCCACTGAGCCTTCTGCTACCACGAG AGCCTTCTATGGGAATATAAACTTCTTTGGAGGGCCTTCTTCATCTTCAGTAAAGGCTTCTGCAAAActgaagcagctggaggaggagaatgaAGATGccatgtttgtgtttgtgtctgACGTGTGGCTGGACCAAGCAGAAGTGCTGGAAAAGCTTCACACGATGTTTTCAG gtTATTCCTCTGCACCTCCcacctgctttttcttctgtggaaatTTTTCATCTGCGCCATatggaaaaaatcaaatccaGTCCCTGAAAG GTTCTTTGAAGGCTCTGGCAGATATTATATGTGAATATCCCAGCATCCATAAAAG tagtCGATTTGTGTTTGTCCCTGGTCCTGAAGATCCTGGTCCTGGTTCTATTTTACCAAG ACCCCCCCTGGCTGAAAATATCACTCAGGAATTCAGACAGCTGGTgccattttcagttttcacCACAAATCCCTGCAG GATTCAATACTGCACCCaagaaatcattatttttcGGGAAGATTTGATCAACAAAATGTGCAGGAACTGTGTTCACTTCCCAAGCAGCAACATGGACATTCCCAACCAT tttgtaAAGACCATTTTAGCCCAGGGGCACCTGACCCCGCTGCCGCTGTACGTCAGCCCCGTGTTCTGGGCCTACGATTACGCCCTGAGGGTTTATCCCGTGCCAGACCTGCTCGTCATCGCTGACAAACACGACCCCTTCACTGTCACCAACACCGAGTGCCTCTGCATAAACCCT GGTTCGTTTCCCAGAAGTGGATTTTCCTTCAAGGTGTTCTACCCCTCCAACAAGACAGTTGAAGACAG CAAGCTTCAGGGACTCTGA